CATACGGCTCTTTGTAGAAAAAATGTTATAAAAGAAGCGTGCTGGGAGAGGGGTTGCAGCAAAAGAAGACAAAGATACTAATTTACTGCATGAGCAGGTATTTGAATTGTTTTAAGGATAATCCAGGAAAAATAGTTTCTGTTTTCGGGCTCATTTCCAGAAATGAGCCCGAAAACGTAAACTAGAATAGGCAACGTAGGAAAAGGACATAAAAAAAAGGCCTTCGGTTAAGAAGGCCTTTTAAGATTTATGCTAGAAAATACTAAGCTAACAGCTCGTCTACGTTTACCAATGGCAGGTTGAAGGCTTGCGCCACACCCGGGTACACCACTTTTCCGTCAACCACATTCAAGCCAAGTTTCAGCTCGTCGCGCTCTAGGCAGGCTTGTTTCCAGCCTTTGTTGGCCAGCAAGATGGCGTAAGGCAACGTGGCGTTGGTCAAGGCCAAGGTAGAGGTGTAAGGCACTGCGCCTGGCATGTTGGCTACGCAGTAATGCACCACATCGTCAATGATAAAGGTTGGGTTCTCATGGGTGGTAGGCTTGCAGGTTTCAATGCAACCGCCCTGGTCCACGGCCACGTCCACCAAGACCGTTCCTGGTTTCATGTCTTTCAACATGTCACGGGTGATCAGGTGAGGCGCTTTGGCACCCGGGATCAATACCGCGCCAATGATCAAATCAGCCGATTTAATGGCTTCTTTAATGTTGTAGTGGTTAGACATAACCGTGGTCACGTTGGCTGGCATGATGTCGTCCAGTTCGCGCAGGCGCTTCAGAGAAATATCCATGATGGTGACGCGGGCACCAAATCCGGCGGCAATTTTAGCGGCCTGGGTTCCTACAATACCACCGCCCAACACCAGCACATTGGCAGGTGGAACGCCTGGTACACCGCCTAACAGAATGCCGCGGCCTTTCATAGGTTTCTCCAGGTACTTGGCGCCTTCCTGCGGAGCCATGCGGCCTGCTACTTCGCTCATAGGAATAAGCAACGGCAAAGAACGGTCTTTCAACTCCACGGTCTCATAGGCCAGGCACGTGGCTTTGCGCTCAATCATGGCGTGGGTCAACGGCTCATAAGAGGCAAAGTGGAAATAGGTGAACAATAATTGGCCTTCTTTGATAAGGCTGTATTCCTGCTCAATGGGCTCCTTCACCTTAACAATCATCTCTGCGATGCTGTATACTTCCTCAATGGAAGGCAGAATGGTAGCGCCGGCACTTACATACTCTTCATCTGAGAAACCACTGCCCACGCCGGCCGTGGCCTGCACATAGACGGTGTGTCCGTTTTTTACAAACTCAGCCACGCCGCCCGGGGTGATGGCTACGCGGTTCTCGTTGTTTTTTATCTCCTTCGGAAGACCAATTATCATTTTCTGTTTGTTTAAGAGACGGTGAAAATTTGCGCAAATATACACTTACCTAACCGCTATTATGCAAGTGTTGCACAGTTTAAAATGAAAATCTGAGGGCAAGTTTCCGTTTTCGGGCTCATTTCTGAAAATGAGCCCGAAAACGGAAAACCCTTAACATAAAAAAAGGCAGCAACTAAGTTACTGCCATTAGTACAAAATAAAACTATGAAAAAACTATTTGAAAGGCACGGAGGCCTTGCTAACCTTTACATCGCTTTGTTTAGCGAGAGATTCCACCACGTTGGCCTTAAGGGTAAGGGTGGCAGATGAGCCAGATACATCGTTTGAAAGCAATGTCACGGTCTCTACTTTATTTTGCAACACCTGAGGTGTATACGTTAGTTCCAACTTAGCGGATTGCCCGGGCTTTACGACAGCCGGTGACATTTTGTAGGCCACACAGTTACAGGCAGCCTGTACACCAGAAACGTTCAAATCAGACTTCCCGGTATTCTTCAAATTAAATTTAGCCGTCACTTTCTGGCCTTTCTCCACTTTCCCGAAGTCAAAGGAAGAAGAAGTCAAGGTAATTTTAGCCGAAGAAGCTACCTCACCGGCAGAAGGAGCAGGGGCGGCGGCTTTGTCAACCACGGTGCCTTTGATGAACAGCATCTGCTCTTCGTCCTGACCGTTGTTGCTGATTCTCACGGTCATGGCTTTGTTGAAAGCACCAGCGCTGGCACTGTTGTAACCAGCCTTGATCACACCAGACTGACCTGGCTGAATGGCTTCTTTGGGCCACTCTGGCGTAGTACAGCCGCACGCCGGTTGCACGTGCGTGATGGTTACCGGGGCAGAACCCGTATTGGTGAATTTAAAGTTATAGGTGGCCGGAACGCCTTGGGTCAACGTACCAAAATCATGCACGTCTTTCTCAAATTTAAGCACACCCTGCGCCATGGCAGAACCTTGTGCCAGCACCACCAGTACAAAGGCCAATAATAGATAGATTTTTTTCATAGGAGTAAAGGTTTTCGTTCTAAGTAACAGTCCCTTTCATGGGCAGAACAAAAATACTAAAAAATAGTTCGTGGTGCCACAAAGAAAGTGCACTATTCTTTTTTGCCGCTTCCCAACATTTGAAAATGGGGGAAATCCTGCGTAGTTTTGGCTTTAAAAATCCTATTCTGACCTTACATACAACCGCATGCAAACCGTTCAACGGACCAACCCGCTTACCCTTTCCAAAGATGAGATGTTGCAGGATTACCGCATTGCCTGTGAAAGCCGCCAGGCCAGCCTGACCGGCCGCAAGGAAGTGTTCATGGGGAAGGCGAAGTTCGGGATTTTTGGGGATGGCAAGGAAGTAGCCCAGCTGGCTATGGCTAAATTCTTCAAGGCCGGTGATTACCGCTCGGGGTATTACCGTGACCAGACCTTCATGATGGCCATTGGGGAGCTTACCGTGCAGCAGTTTTTCGCGCAGCTTTACGCCCACACAGACGTGGAGCAGGAGCCTTCTACCGCCGGCCGCAGCATGACCGGTCACTTCGGCACCCGCCTGTTAGACGATGAAGGCAAATGGAAACCCCAGACCAGCGCTAAAAACTCCACCGCAGATATTTCGCCCACCGGCGCCCAGATGCCCCGTTTGGTGGGGTTGGCCTACGCCTCCAAATTATACCGCCAGAACCCAGACCTGCACCAATTCACAGATTTCTCCATCAACGGAAACGAGATAGCCTTTGGCACCATCGGGAACGCCTCTACCTCAGAAGGCGTGTTCTTTGAAGCCATCAACGCGGCCGGGGTGTTGCAGATTCCTATGCTTATGTCAGTGTGGGATGATGGTTACGGTATTTCTGTGCCGGCGCATTACCAAACCACCAAAAGCAGTATTTCTGAGATTCTGGCCGGTTTCCAGCGCAACGCTCCCGGAGAGCAGGGCTACGAAATCTTTAAAGTGAAAGGTTGGGATTACGCCGGACTCTGTGAAGTCTACCACCAGGCCACCCAGGTTTGCCGCGAGCAGCACGTGCCGGTTTTAATTCACGTAGACGAAGTCACCCAACCACAAGGCCACTCCACGTCAGGCAGCCACGAGCGCTACAAATCTAGGGAACGCCTGGACTGGGAAGAAGAATATGACTGCCTCAAGCAGATGCGCAAGTGGTTGTTGGAGAACAACTACGCGTCACATGAAGAACTGAACCAGATTGAGAACGAAGCCAAAGAGGCCGTGCGCGAAGCCCGTGCCGCCGCCTGGAAATCGTTTACTGAGGCCATTATGGTGGACCATAATCAGTGCCTGGAGCTGTTAGATAAACTGTCTGGCAGTGTGGAGACCCATGCCAGCGAGATTGCCCAGCTGCGCGAAAACCTGCACAAAACCATTAACCCACTGCGCTCAGACGCCATTAGAACGGCTCGTCGGGCGCTGCGCTACGTGCGCAATGAACGCAGTATGGCCAAACGTGATCTGGTCAAATGGCTGGAAACCGTGCAAGGCGAAAACGCGGAGCGCTACAATTCCTACCTCTACAGCCAGTCAGATGAATCAGCTCTGCTAGTTGAGGAAATCAAACCAGAATTCACCGAGGAAAGCGCCATGGTAGACGGCCGCGAGGTGTTGCAAGCCTGCTTTGACGCCGCCCTGGCCCGTGAGCCGCGCCTGTTCGCCATTGGCGAAGATGTGGGCAAGATTGGCGATGTGAACCAGGCGTTTGCCGGACTCCAGGACAAATACGGCGAACTGCGCGTCACTGACACCGGCATCAGGGAATGTACTATTGTGGGGCAGGGCATTGGCGCGGCATTGCGTGGCTTGCGGCCAATTGCTGAGATTCAATACTTAGATTACCTGCTCTATGCTATCCAGATTCTGAGTGATGACCTGGCCAGTTTGCAGTACCGCACCAAAGGCGGGCAGAAGGCCCCGGTGATCATTAGAACGCGCGGACACAGGTTGGAAGGCGTGTGGCATTCGGGTTCGCCCATGGGCATGATTCTGCACAGTTTGCGTGGCATGCATGTGCTGGTGCCTCGTAACATGACCCAGGCCGCCGGTTTCTACAACTTGCTGTTGAAATCAGATGAGCCCGCGTTGGTAGTGGAATGTCTGAATGGTTACCGCCTGAAAGAGAAAATGCCGGCTAACATTGGCGAGTTCACCGTACCGCTGGGTCAGCCCGAAGTATTGCGCAAAGGAACCGATATCACCATTGTGACCTACGGTTCCATGTGCCGCATTGTAATGGATGCCGCCGAGCAACTGCAAACCGTGGGCATATCTGCCGAAGTGATTGACGTGCAGACGTTGTTGCCTTTTGACATAGACCACACCATTGCTGATTCCCTTAGAAAAACCAACCGCGTGCTCTTCACCGATGAGGACGTTACGGGTGCCACCACCGGTTTCATGATGCAGCGTGTGCTGGATGACCAGGAAGCCTGGCGTTATTTAGACTCCAAACCCATGGCTTTGTCGGCGCATGACCACCGGCCTTCCTATTCCACAGACGGCGATTATTTCTCTAAACCTAACGCGGAAGATATTTTTGAATTGGTGTATGCTACCATGCAGGAAGCTGACCCAGAGGCGTTTCCGGGCTTGTTTTAGGAAATGAGGCCTAAAACGGAAAGAGCGCGGTCCCAATGCCAGGGGCCGCGCTCTTTCCGTTTTAGTATTAGCTGAAGTTCTAAATTAATAAGTGAAAGTCACGTCCGGCGACATAACCGTGTTGCTCTTGTTTTTAGAACGGTCATAAATAAAGACTTCAAACCGAAGCACATCTCCGCGTTTTATGAAATTGCCGGTGGTGGCCTTTACAAAATTAAGCGTGTACCTGATGTCGCCTTCCAGAGGTTCTTCGCGGTCTTCGGTAGAAACCCGGGGGAAACGGCCGGAATAGGAGACAGGAACGGTCTGAAACACCAACGGCAAAAAATCACCCGCGGTATTTTTCTTGTAGGTCTTCACCACTATGTTAAAATGGTACGCCATGTTGTCTGCGAAGTCACCGGCAAAATCCTGCGGAAATCTACTCCGGTCACTTGATAGGCCCAGGTCACCGTTGCCGTCCTGGAAGCGCAGCACTAATATTAAAGATTCTGCGATGCCCTGGTTGGGAATAGTGATGACGGACTGCTCCACTTCCCGGAAAGTAAGGGAAGGCACATCTGGAAATTCCGGATCCTGGGTACAAGAACCAATGCCTAAAAAGGTGGCCAGCGAGAAAAGAAGGAGGAGTTGACGTTTCATGGTGTAAGAAATAGCACCTAAGTTACGAATCATAACGCACATGTGCTTTCTTTGTTGTCTCATTTTCTCCTTGGCCTGATGTCGTTCGTTTCTGAGTTCAAAAGCAACCTCCCTTCTTTGCAACCAGCTCAATTTGAGGCGGCGGCGCTGGCCTTGTTCCGGTTTCAGGCCGAGCATAACCCCGTGTACCGCGCGTACCTGCAGCATTTGAATTGTGTGCCTGACGCGGTGCAGAACCTCACCAATATTCCCTTCCTGCCCATTGAATTTTTTAAGACGCACCGGGTAGTGAGTCATGACTTCGTGCCGCAGGCCATCTTTAAAAGCAGCGGCACCACTTTGCAACAGCGCAGCCAGCATTTGGTTTCTGACACCAATTTTTATTGCCGCCACGCCCAGCACTTGTTTGAGCAGGTGTACGGCCCGTTGGCCGGCTGCACGGTGCTGGCGCTGCTGCCGTCTTACCTGGAGCAAGGCGATTCTTCCTTGGTAATGATGGTGGATTACTTTATAAACGCCACCGGCCAGCAGGAACCGGGTTTTTTCCTGCAAAATCACCAGGAACTCAGAGATGCCGTTAAGAAAGCCAAAAACCAGGGCCGGAAGATCTACTTGTTTGGGGTAACCTACGCCTTG
This region of Rufibacter sp. LB8 genomic DNA includes:
- a CDS encoding DUF1573 domain-containing protein, with protein sequence MKKIYLLLAFVLVVLAQGSAMAQGVLKFEKDVHDFGTLTQGVPATYNFKFTNTGSAPVTITHVQPACGCTTPEWPKEAIQPGQSGVIKAGYNSASAGAFNKAMTVRISNNGQDEEQMLFIKGTVVDKAAAPAPSAGEVASSAKITLTSSSFDFGKVEKGQKVTAKFNLKNTGKSDLNVSGVQAACNCVAYKMSPAVVKPGQSAKLELTYTPQVLQNKVETVTLLSNDVSGSSATLTLKANVVESLAKQSDVKVSKASVPFK
- a CDS encoding thiamine pyrophosphate-dependent enzyme, giving the protein MQTVQRTNPLTLSKDEMLQDYRIACESRQASLTGRKEVFMGKAKFGIFGDGKEVAQLAMAKFFKAGDYRSGYYRDQTFMMAIGELTVQQFFAQLYAHTDVEQEPSTAGRSMTGHFGTRLLDDEGKWKPQTSAKNSTADISPTGAQMPRLVGLAYASKLYRQNPDLHQFTDFSINGNEIAFGTIGNASTSEGVFFEAINAAGVLQIPMLMSVWDDGYGISVPAHYQTTKSSISEILAGFQRNAPGEQGYEIFKVKGWDYAGLCEVYHQATQVCREQHVPVLIHVDEVTQPQGHSTSGSHERYKSRERLDWEEEYDCLKQMRKWLLENNYASHEELNQIENEAKEAVREARAAAWKSFTEAIMVDHNQCLELLDKLSGSVETHASEIAQLRENLHKTINPLRSDAIRTARRALRYVRNERSMAKRDLVKWLETVQGENAERYNSYLYSQSDESALLVEEIKPEFTEESAMVDGREVLQACFDAALAREPRLFAIGEDVGKIGDVNQAFAGLQDKYGELRVTDTGIRECTIVGQGIGAALRGLRPIAEIQYLDYLLYAIQILSDDLASLQYRTKGGQKAPVIIRTRGHRLEGVWHSGSPMGMILHSLRGMHVLVPRNMTQAAGFYNLLLKSDEPALVVECLNGYRLKEKMPANIGEFTVPLGQPEVLRKGTDITIVTYGSMCRIVMDAAEQLQTVGISAEVIDVQTLLPFDIDHTIADSLRKTNRVLFTDEDVTGATTGFMMQRVLDDQEAWRYLDSKPMALSAHDHRPSYSTDGDYFSKPNAEDIFELVYATMQEADPEAFPGLF
- the ald gene encoding alanine dehydrogenase — protein: MIIGLPKEIKNNENRVAITPGGVAEFVKNGHTVYVQATAGVGSGFSDEEYVSAGATILPSIEEVYSIAEMIVKVKEPIEQEYSLIKEGQLLFTYFHFASYEPLTHAMIERKATCLAYETVELKDRSLPLLIPMSEVAGRMAPQEGAKYLEKPMKGRGILLGGVPGVPPANVLVLGGGIVGTQAAKIAAGFGARVTIMDISLKRLRELDDIMPANVTTVMSNHYNIKEAIKSADLIIGAVLIPGAKAPHLITRDMLKDMKPGTVLVDVAVDQGGCIETCKPTTHENPTFIIDDVVHYCVANMPGAVPYTSTLALTNATLPYAILLANKGWKQACLERDELKLGLNVVDGKVVYPGVAQAFNLPLVNVDELLA
- a CDS encoding acyl transferase, whose amino-acid sequence is MSFVSEFKSNLPSLQPAQFEAAALALFRFQAEHNPVYRAYLQHLNCVPDAVQNLTNIPFLPIEFFKTHRVVSHDFVPQAIFKSSGTTLQQRSQHLVSDTNFYCRHAQHLFEQVYGPLAGCTVLALLPSYLEQGDSSLVMMVDYFINATGQQEPGFFLQNHQELRDAVKKAKNQGRKIYLFGVTYALLDLAEEVEPGEFYGLTIFETGGMKGRRREMIREELHQLLTQDFGVPHIHSEYGMTELLSQAYSTGQGIFQPSQTLRVLVRDVNDPFTVSALGPASGGVNVIDLANVDSCAFLETKDLGKLHPDGSFEILGRFDNSDIRGCNLLMG